The Erigeron canadensis isolate Cc75 chromosome 4, C_canadensis_v1, whole genome shotgun sequence genome window below encodes:
- the LOC122596931 gene encoding uncharacterized protein LOC122596931, which translates to MSFMVEHLKKQQPRLEPTPPLNPARELLKILKVLSGEEEGGQVRTVSIPRSAVKSRFCDWIAEYPFPDGQKVPPVVGTYDGTRDPEDHLALYYQAILTEKWVDPVACHLFPGTLQGHARDWFTGLPERSIKYLKEKFVAHFFQQKKHQRNHLEAHLVRQRENEPLRDFILRFTQECQRIPGLPESQQISGFTLALHPGGLQKKLTTKVPKTFKEAIDRAYDYLRSRETSTLVRGMIRKDKSWSGPSGGKRPRFDIRRDGCREDYIRDTRRDDRPDDRRDKRPIQYGKSVHLVDLTKYPKEILKTEMVGSTFNPPPPLRSAKKNMNKYCDFHEDHSHDTNDCRELQGEVKRALEEGKLEHLVPGAK; encoded by the coding sequence ATGTCTTTTATGGTGGAACATCTTAAGAAGCAACAACCTCGTCTAGAACCAACACCACCACTAAACCCAGCAAGGGAACTGttgaaaatattaaaagtattatctGGTGAAGAGGAAGGGGGGCAAGTGCGAACCGTAAGTATTCCAAGATCAGCTGTCAAATCAAGATTCTGTGATTGGATTGCAGAATACCCATTCCCAGATGGCCAAAAAGTTCCTCCAGTTGTGGGGACTTACGATGGCACCAGGGATCCAGAAGACCACTTGGCATTATATTACCAAGCAATACTCACAGAAAAATGGGTAGACCCGGTGGCTTGTCACTTGTTCCCTGGAACGTTGCAAGGGCATGCTAGAGACTGGTTTACTGGCTTACCTGAAAGAagtataaaatatttgaaagaaaaatttgttGCTCATTTCtttcaacaaaagaaacacCAACGTAATCACTTAGAAGCCCACTTAGTAAGACAAAGGGAGAACGAGCCACTTAGAGATTTTATCTTGAGATTCACTCAAGAATGTCAAAGGATACCTGGTCTGCCGGAGAGTCAACAGATTTCTGGCTTTACTCTTGCCTTGCACCCCGGAGGTCTCCAAAAAAAGTTAACTACAAAAGTTCCTAAGACTTTCAAGGAAGCCATCGATCGAGCCTATGATTACCTCCGTTCTAGAGAAACCTCCACGTTAGTAAGGGGGATGATAAGAAAGGATAAGTCATGGTCAGGACCCTCTGGAGGGAAAAGGCCTCGTTTTGATATTAGACGAGATGGCTGTAGGGAAGATTACATAAGAGATACAAGAAGAGATGACCGTCCAGATGACAGGAGAGACAAAAGGCCCATTCAATATGGCAAAAGTGTCCATCTTGTGGACTTAACAAAGTATCCAAAAGAGATTTTAAAAACTGAGATGGTGGGCTCAACTTTCAACCCCCCTCCCCCGCTCAGATCtgcaaagaaaaacatgaataAGTATTGTGACTTTCATGAGGACCACAGTCATGATACTAATGATTGCAGAGAACTCCAAGGAGAAGTCAAAAGGGCTTTAGAAGAAGGAAAGTTAGAGCACCTTGTTCCTGGAGCCAAGTAG